A single window of Cataglyphis hispanica isolate Lineage 1 chromosome 2, ULB_Chis1_1.0, whole genome shotgun sequence DNA harbors:
- the LOC126857259 gene encoding uncharacterized protein LOC126857259 produces the protein MPMVFVFCLLSPLVQAQENSDDYTDLRQLEKNLAVSKQRNNIQWLPNYNWKPPEHYGLRKESTEKKAEMEFTKPENPEQRIADPWIKKMQEISRRKREKWVPYKRNENEKLALDNVEETTRANKLTDDESITQLHPTILMTLAQSSISQDNASAKDLHDSSLLQSTRTNIDGSNRIDPGNIENPSTEIIQRRHVMPYHSRYKDYEISEIIEVLTDSDTTTVANNARSELEEDRSLISEINSHSEESISQESISQESKTDHSSDNTRRNIKKSSNSDENLNSKSNSEKARVKEYPGQPNFSRNDKEKSSKGSKRHDEKIVTTKPLTRKSKEKRDDAGEKNMTGRPLNHGRSSSRWGMSILSPPTEFLENKFRPLHQKNKEHTKGKKDRGHDLVGRSGTSVTSLAKEFLDDTLMHRTYGAKSLSVKPGSRPSQIKGSSHHQSLANPSHQNSQADSTQQLMIDNNKELIGTLYEKIPTNNFYPSRYLKLNWNNYRPCIDLNNRLLLRNLKFLTQALQSYIEQNM, from the exons ATGCCTATGGTATTTGTATTCTGTCTCCTATCACCTCTCGTTCAAGCTCAAGAGAATTCGGACG ATTATACTGACTTGAGACAGCTCGAGAAGAACCTCGCGGTTTCAAAGCAGAGAAACAACATTCAGTGGTTACCGAATTACAACTGGAAACCGCCCGAGCATTATGGCCTGAG GAAAGAATCGACGGAGAAAAAAGCAGAGATGGAATTTACAAAACCCGAGAATCCGGAACAAAGGATAGCGGATCCATGGATAAAGAAAATGCAAGAGATAAGCCgacggaagagagaaaaatgggTACCATACAAAAGAAACGAGAACGAAAAACTCGCCCTCGACAATGTCGAAGAAACTACGAGAGCGAACAAACTTACGGACGATGAATCGATCACG CAGCTTCATCCTACTATTCTGATGACACTCGCACAATCTTCAATCAGTCAAGACAATGCAAGCGCGAAAGATCTCCACGATTCGTCCTTGTTACAATCTACCCGTACAAATATCGATGGATCAAATAGAATCGATCCAGGGAACATAGAGAATCCGTCTACAGAAATTATTCAAAGGAGGCACGTTATGCCTTACCATTCACGATATAAGGACTACgaaatatctgaaataataGAAGTTCTAACTGACTCAGATACTACAACTGTAGCGAATAACGCGAGAAGCGAACTTGAGGAGGATCGCTCGCTCATCTCCGAAATAAATTCGCATTCTGAAGAATCGATCTCACAAGAATCGATCTCACAAGAATCGAAAACTGACCATAGTTCTGATAATACGCGtagaaatatcaagaaatcTTCAAACAgcgatgaaaatttaaattctaagaGTAATTCTGAAAAAGCTCGTGTGAAGGAATATCCCGGACAACCCAATTTCTCTCGAaatgataaagagaaaagCAGCAAGGGCAGTAAGAGGCATGATGAGAAGATCGTAACGACGAAACCATTGACGCGGAAGAGCAAGGAGAAGAGGGATGATGCGGGGGAGAAGAACATGACAGGGAGACCGCTAAATCATGGAAGATCGTCTAGTAGATGGGGTATGAGCATTTTGTCGCCTCCTACGGAATTTCTAGAGAATAAATTTCGACCGCTGCACCAGAAAAATAAGGAGCATACCAAAGGCAAGAAAGACAGAGGGCACGATTTGGTTGGTCGATCAGGCACGAGTGTCACCTCACTTGCGAAGGAATTCCTCGATGATACCTTGATGCATCGAACATATGGAGCTAAATCCTTGTCCGTGAAACCGGGTTCAAGACCGAGCCAAATCAAAGGATCTTCCCATCATCAATCATTAGCTAACCCAAGTCATCAGAATTCGCAAGCGGACTCAACGCAGCAATTAATGATTGACAATAATAAGGAATTAATTGGGACTTTGTACGAAAAAATTccaacaaacaatttttatcctTCTCGATATCTGAAGCTCAATTGGAACAATTATAGACCATGTATTGATCTTAACAATCGCTTGCTTCtaagaaatctaaaatttttaactcaaGCTTTGCAGTCGTATATTGAACAGAATATGTAG